A single genomic interval of Cucumis sativus cultivar 9930 chromosome 7, Cucumber_9930_V3, whole genome shotgun sequence harbors:
- the LOC101208804 gene encoding uncharacterized protein LOC101208804 codes for MSSGKGRGYSLLAFFFFFVLFISSEVTAARKLKMHQNNEKGIVYLTPRTAIRNKPICDGSGPYSRCIPRSKPPKEKCNPYVRGCSLP; via the exons ATGAGTAGTGGAAAGGGACGTGGTTATTCATTGCTggcttttttcttcttcttcgttctCTTCATCTCCTCGGAGGTGACTGCAGCAAGGAAGCTGAAGATGCACCAAAACAACG AAAAGGGAATTGTTTACTTGACTCCGAGAACAGCAATTCGCAACAAACCAATCTGCGATGGTAGCGGTCCTTATAGCCGTTGCATCCCTAGAAGTAAGCCACCAAAGGAAAAGTGCAATCCTTATGTTAGAGGATGCAGCTTGCCGTAG